The Campylobacter concisus genome segment TATCATGGCTGGCGACTTTTTTAGCTCCTTTGCAAGGCCAAAAAGTGGCGTAGCATAGTGGGCTAAATTTTTATCCTTTGGCTTTTCAAGCACAAATTCACGCTCTAAAACCTTTGAAATTTCAGCTTTTATTTTATTTTTCAACTCTAAAACCTATGCGTTTTTAGTTGTTTCTTCTATTTTTTGACTATTGGCATTCTCTTCTTTATGCTCGACTTTTTCGCTCTTTTCAGGGGTTGTGTCCTCCATCTCAGCCTTAAAAGTCTTTATGCCTTTGCCTAGTCCTTTTGCAAGTTCTGGGATCTTCTTTGCTCCAAAAAGTAAAACAATAATCGCTAAAACAACTAGCCAGTGACCAATACTAAAAGAACCCATTTTTTCTCCTCAATAAATTTTTCAAAATGTTATCATAAATTCCTGAATTTCTAGCAATCTATCCACTCATCAATAACGCGTCTTAAGTCTATTTTCGTGCTTTTTAGCCTCATCGCTCTAAGAATTGATTTTAGGCCTTTATAACTCTTTTCAATGTCATCATTTACCAAAAAATAATCATATTCTAAGATGTGCTCCATCTCACCAACTGCGTTCATTAGGCGATTTTCTATCGTTTCATCACTATCAGTTCCGCGGTTTTTCAAGCGTTTTTTAAGCTCTTTTTTATTTGCAGTCGTGATAAAAACTGAAGTTATGTAGCTTTTAAATTTTTCAAGTGCGATATGAAAGCCTTGCACATCAATATCAAATATAACTATCTTCCCAGCCTCAAGTGCTGCCAAAACAGGCTTTAGGCTCGTGCCATAATAGTTTTTATGCACCTGCGCCCATTCTAAAAATTCGCCCTTTTCTATGCCGCTTTTAAACTCATCTTCTTTTATAAAATAGTAATCCACTCCATCGACTTCGCCTTCTCTTTTTGCCCTTGTCGTGCTTGAAATAGAAAAATAAAGATCCTTCTCTTCCTTTAAAAGACGGCCCAAAAGCGTACTTTTCCCACTTCCACTAGGCCCAGAAACTACTAAAATTTGTCCTTGCAACTACTTTTCCTCAAAACTTATATTTATCTTTATGTTCATATCTTTTAGCACATCTCTTAGCGAGCTTTCATTTAACGACTCATGGACGTGTTTTGTGATCTTTTTGGTTAGCTCTTCTTTATAGTCAGCATCTATTTTTGTTTCATCGCATGAGCTAGTTTGTGGAGCAATATTTAATCCAAATGCTGCTTGCATCGTATTTTCATCTATTTCTTCAATAGACGCTACATCAAAATTTAGGCTATCTAACGTCTCTTCTTTAAAATTTTCTTCCTCAAATACCTCATCTACCATACCTAGACCTTCTTGGGCAAGGACTTCTTCAGAAATTTCTTCATGATCTTCTTTAGCTGGCTCTTTTTCAAGGTCTATATCTTCATCCAAAGAAATATCCTCTGCTTCTTTGGTAGATTCTTCATCTATATCTTCCTCTAAATTTTGACTAGCTTCATCTATCAAATTTGCCTCGCTGCTTTCAGGCTCAAATTTTTCATCACTACCAAAATCAGTCTCTAGCTCATCAAAATTT includes the following:
- the tatA gene encoding twin-arginine translocase TatA/TatE family subunit — protein: MGSFSIGHWLVVLAIIVLLFGAKKIPELAKGLGKGIKTFKAEMEDTTPEKSEKVEHKEENANSQKIEETTKNA
- the gmk gene encoding guanylate kinase; the protein is MQGQILVVSGPSGSGKSTLLGRLLKEEKDLYFSISSTTRAKREGEVDGVDYYFIKEDEFKSGIEKGEFLEWAQVHKNYYGTSLKPVLAALEAGKIVIFDIDVQGFHIALEKFKSYITSVFITTANKKELKKRLKNRGTDSDETIENRLMNAVGEMEHILEYDYFLVNDDIEKSYKGLKSILRAMRLKSTKIDLRRVIDEWIDC